In Plasmodium gaboni strain SY75 chromosome 14, whole genome shotgun sequence, one genomic interval encodes:
- a CDS encoding hypothetical protein (conserved Plasmodium protein, unknown function), translating to MKRKKSQKKTKETDNNIGDKKEIVIDEEGDEISFLNNKGNEYICNALNENTINKELNNDEIFEELNDRIYNKLNENINYDLLEDEIFKELNEKIYEEIKENIKNDDKKYKEDILNDNIFKELNRDNPEDLTTNEENKNINDNIIPFLLKKKLYEKNIAQIEQQIQNDKLNKMMKTKEIILDMLTIIKNRKLNIL from the coding sequence aggaaaaaaagTCAAAAAAAAACCAAAGAAActgataataatattggtgataaaaaagaaatcGTCATAGATGAAGAAGGAGATGAAATATCTTTCCTAAATAATAAAGGAAATGAATACATATGTAATGctttaaatgaaaatacaataaataaagaacttaataatgatgaaatttttgaagaattaaatgatagaatatataacaaattaaatgaaaatataaattatgaCCTTTTAGAAGACGAGATTTTTAAAGAATTGAATGAGAAAATttatgaagaaataaaagagaatataaaaaatgatgataaaaaatataaagaagatattttaaatgataatatttttaaagaattaaatCGTGATAATCCTGAAGATTTAACTacaaatgaagaaaataaaaatataaatgacAATATAATACCGTtcttattaaaaaaaaaattatatgaaaaaaatattgcACAAATAGAACAACAAAtacaaaatgataaattaaataaaatgatgaaaacgaaagaaattattttaGATATGCTTActataattaaaaatagGAAATTGAATATACTCTAA
- a CDS encoding hypothetical protein (conserved Plasmodium protein, unknown function), with protein MNKDILDNIKELAQFKLLCKKKSDLLKYFESCNRNEYEEIWMTSHTTLVEYISADNLFYDEEKSTLLFKEENNRQYLLTCIIFVSIYLQHLHNKTQKKGITFEENFQILFYKLIEIQFMLSDKEVRLSFGKCLLAICELNIKENEFTNNVKINLLLYLLWKCCHIEGKGTDITKLKKFKEFCKYINWGISERTTDSFYILCSYTLNLPKFYETSDGKIFLSHVWSQNESIAYHLFNKFVHNTVVLSHNHIYHYSEIIYSTWRNCSEDMQETLYTQIEYLVNFSLKCPIKIAARFREVLSMFHTNKGDKDVNRLIFKIYDPVIWRSLMCPNWKIRFNATCIFQLIYPVVDPGIKDINYMQEMEKAYNALLDLSEDKNTYVLQATAKCICYILNELWEIFSHDKRMKLIDILISKFLKEKSNECVRVEVVLGFCEMSKNPMLRKIILKIFDRIKYLINDNSLRVRKNFIMLILDLHNYLNDAFTYDIDFNELIKKLTKDFITFNIQCCIKKMSYMKYEYHDKLKNKEMYEYLKLCTNLISYSIWKCDIKEQAIKCINLLNEYPVLMICISKFSTNVNLIDRYKLSSVLFEITNSKLKEENNFIMLNKIYEDKQDKYVMIDQYYNKNVSINNNINIILESNANLKKRYIRYSTLLICIANFLKPKNEEEIELCYSEEIEEFLKMKFKELYFVESINTIMQPFYFKVLKNIYLHHDNYFININSYSTNQLNNLYTMKNIYLCQNIIIPLFFKWNLLNIYIIDHLKFLNISIESITYNINKCISNIHNQTYHLNIDNHTFQVIEQNVKELINTHKGYNDTSNLLSHVENNNISEDKNNTNIKQNNINKNNININKNIHISNLMFDYNELKDENINKQKELNCLIFLSLVVKKKKYHHMLFKPFPYVIYNIIHKFNNFLLHIFHNFSLHNFELPSHFLSAFYKAGNKKNDTQNIIQLILYNKSEIQLYIHIYVSFFFLFHSYCTHNNFLYEWNDLIENTSKCIEHISNIKFKNEIQIKLYNVTSQEGLHNKEAQQEKIKWGKYISSIIYLITYFLDMVEYTIGMKMISIDELDINLMTYNLFLFYKCYEIVCDTEKEIKLIYFTVWYRIYSFIICMLNLGYFEKKTEIKLAVLNTFFLFTYELVPNTYIENFIKKFNCIIKEKDIFQNFLSNFKNNSDVLNYMSNNQTTKIQQVIDKIIFQKEKRKK; from the exons atgAATAAAGACATATTAGACAACATAAAGGAACTAGCTCAATTTAAGCTACTATGTAAAAAGAAG TCCGATTTATTAAAGTATTTCGAGTCTTGTAACCGTAATGAATATGAAGAGATTTGGATGACATCTCATACAACCTTAGTGGAGTATATAAGTGCtgataatttattttatgatgAGGAAAAATCAACACTATTATTTAAg gaagaaaataatagaCAATATCTATTAAcatgtataatatttgtttcAATTTATTTACAACATTTGCATAATAAGACACAAAAGAAAGGAATAACATTTGAAGAGAATTTCCAAATACTTTTCTATAAACTAATAG AAATACAGTTCATGCTTAGCGACAAAGAAGTGAGATTATCCTTTGGCAAATGTCTTCTTGCTATTTGtgaattaaatataaaagaaaatgaatttACAAATAACGTCAAGATAaatcttttattatactTACTATGGAAATGTTGTCATATAGAA GGTAAAGGAACAGATATTacaaaattaaagaaattCAAAGaattttgtaaatatattaattgGGGCATTTCTGAGAGAACTACTGATTCATTTTATATCTTATGTTCTTATACATTGAACCTTCCTAAATTTTATGAAAC ATCTGAtggaaaaatatttttatctcATGTTTGGTCTCAGAATGAGAGTATAGCATATCATCTTTTTAAC AAATTTGTCCATAACACTGTCGTTTTATCACATAACCATATTTATCATTACTCagaaattatttattcCACTTGGAGG AATTGTTCAGAAGATATGCAAGAAACACTTTATACTCAAATAGAGTATCTAGTAAACTTTTCTTTAAAATGTCCAATTAAAATAGCTGCTCGTTTTAGGGAGGTTCTAAGTATGTTTCATACAAATAAAGG agATAAGGATGTCAACAGGTTgatatttaaaatatacGACCCAGTCATATGGAGGAGTTTAATG tGCCCCAATTGGAAAATTAGATTTAACGCTACCTGCATATTTCAACTGATATATCCTGTTGTT GACCCTGGaataaaagatattaattatatgcAAGAAATGGAAAA agCTTATAACGCACTCTTGGATTTATCTGAAGACaaaaatacatatgtaCTCCAAGCAACAGCCAAATGTATTTGttat ATTTTAAATGAACTGTGGGAAATTTTCAGCCATGATAAAAGAATGAAACTCATAGATATTTTGATCAGcaaatttttaaaagagAAATCCAATGAATGTGTACGTGTTGAAGTAGTATTAGGTTTTTGTGAGATGTCAAAAAATCCTATGCTTCGTAAAATAATtctaaaaatatttgaCAGGATAAAATATCTTATAAATGATAACTCCTTACGTGTCCgtaaaaattttattatgcTTATATTAGATttacataattatttgaatGATGCATTTACTTATGATATCGATTTCAAcgaattaataaaaaaattaacaaaagattttattacatttaatattcaatgctgtataaaaaaaatgtcttatatgaaatatgaatatcatgataaattaaaaaataaagaaatgtatgaatatttaaaattatgtaCAAATTTAATTAGTTACTCTATATGGAAATGTGATATAAAAGAACAAGCAATTAAAtgtattaatttattaaatgaatatcCTGTTCTAATGATATGCATAAGTAAGTTTTCAACAAATGTCAATTTAATTGATAGATATAAATTATCATCAGTACTCTTTGAAATTACTAATTCtaaattaaaagaagaaaataatttcataatgttaaataaaatttatgaAGATAAACAAGATAAATATGTAATGATAGACcaatattataataaaaatgtttctataaataataacataaatataattttagAATCCAATGCAAAtcttaaaaaaagatatattagatattctactttattaatatgcatagcaaattttttaaaaccaaaaaatgaagaagaaataGAATTATGCTACTCTGAAGAAATTGAAGAATTTCTAAAAATGAAATTCaaagaattatattttgttgAAAGTATCAATACTATTATGCAAccattttattttaaagttttaaagaatatatatttacatcatgataattattttattaatataaattcatataGTACAAATCAAttgaataatttatatactatgaaaaatatatatttatgtcaaaatattattattcctttattttttaaatggaacttattaaatatatatataatagaccatttaaaatttttaaacatATCTATAGAATCTATtacttataatataaataaatgtatatcAAACATTCATAATCAAACTTACCATCTAAATATTGATAACCACACATTTCAAGTTATTGAACAAAATGTCaaagaattaataaatacTCACAAAGGTTATAATGATACAAGTAATTTATTGTCACATgtagaaaataataacatatcagaagataaaaataatacaaatataaaacaaaataacattaacaagaataatataaatataaataaaaatatacatatcTCCAATTTAATGTTTGATTACAATGAAttaaaagatgaaaatataaataaacagaaagaattaaattgtttaatatttttgtcTCTTGTcgtaaaaaaaaaaaaatatcacCATATGTTATTTAAACCTTTTCcatatgttatatataatattattcataaatttaataattttcttcttcatatttttcataatttttcattacATAATTTTGAATTACCATCACATTTTCTTTCAGCCTTTTATAAAGCAGggaataaaaaaaatgatacccaaaatataattcaactaatattatataataaaagcgaaatacaattatatatacatatctatgtatctttttttttcctttttcattcatattgtactcataataattttttatatgagTGGAATGATTTAATAGAAAATACTTCAAAATGTATTGAACATATTagtaatattaaatttaagAATGagatacaaataaaattatataatgtaaCCTCACAGGAAGGTTTACATAATAAAGAAGCACAACAagagaaaataaaatggggaaaatatattagctccataatatatttaataac GTACTTCTTAGATATGGTCGAATATACCATAGGCATGAAAATGATTTCTATTGACGAGCTGGATATTAATCTTATgacatataatttatttttattttataaatgttaTGAAATTGTATGTGACACTGAGAAAgaaattaaattaatatatttcacAGTGTGGTATAgaatatattcatttattatttgcATGTTAAATTTGGgatattttgaaaaaaaaactgAAATAAAATTAGCTGTTTTAAATactttctttttatttacatacGAATTAGTACCAAACAcatatatagaaaattttataaaaaaatttaattgCATAATTAAAGAAAAGGATATCTTCCAAAATTTCTTGAGcaattttaaaaataattcagatgtattaaattatatgtcAAATAATCAAACAACTAAAATTCAGCAAGTTATAgacaaaataatttttcaaaaggaaaaaaggaaaaaataa
- a CDS encoding hypothetical protein (conserved Plasmodium protein, unknown function): protein MATIEKNKNVESEINVFYKNEKKSKSTKVREHSSIMNDEKKEVEFNSLNENIKEKSYTNVINMNSQVGGVTNLSDEVDKFGKVSKTGKNIKGGKSSKGGKNEDNKNSSTNSTNSNSNSNNSNNNNNNSNNNMNDGDNKGSTNYIHNINDRNNLNYINIPNDNKRNTEGYDDNILNDEGNLSDEGEEVEEENVYEKDLILQRYKHGINIFLNFSDIRQRNKIIDFYSECLDKYKNECNFVYYQNYNNTNNVIINDTIDMSPINTKYFMNEQLDNMNNPYNSNDKYVNSKNKNLIKYANNNMTTINNNVNTNENMNININANINTNINNNNNNDNNNNFNMYNMYNNAYPNDPLNNANNSLSTMDDFKNFDLQKKKQESLDPLLKCINSLSDRINLQHLVGDPTTYFKIGGGDMFYDINDPFLDDEEMYNELNKTKNEIILTRQIEDEYSVWSGDMSDDYIDINPDYFISFYSSKCKYVFTSDDEEKLEKKQKQKINDKSEEQSRGKYDEDIINIDSDNSNNNNNNNNKYNNNNNNNNNNNNNNNKYNNNKYNNYNNNNCNDDMISCSSYSGYDSTDDGTLDKCNFKGNFEKYKYDFIIYSSDGDLDSCSSSDEEEEHSDESDASEEEIIFNPFAWKKFEKHIPCEFIELFEKMEKQLDMLPLEADISEIKQIIKKYIYNIFSQVVNKCKNVIHHFDNHLNDFLEIDIKLLRWLTTIMIKTSNSLNDIDICRMWFEQLFSYNTRVYVEYEKEFIARIKTSKIFEKNNKQYMNDLLNNITLWRKYQEDKEKENLSKDMSEINNIPDSSNNTTTNNNNNNNKIAKKNKNNNNNNNNNNNNNNNNNNNNNEAKEENQNSFIKNEDNYENNRETNCNTYNNNYRGNSIIKNNNDNILNLENKSSQSNCILNNVKKGENSCEQFKTKFMNIKKESDNNDNTSLYLSNHSTMVQLDNDKFISDEGTTGNNMNITRNNNNNINNNNNMKIRNVYNKMDDNKNNSSKDEEDTNNDDDTLEPDNSIHDNDNNKKNNNEYNVELEKYFDILSDISLDILNYIKMYTKQKNFLKEMISAGFEALVEKQYKFFMKLPYITVSEMLTNLFNFRYKRNISIAYDYVEGLIDFYQDKYKIDISYERGRNKKVFLFDTSVMQKLNNVYYKNKNNTIKDKNTSNNISKDENKGKNNNITNNKHNIDERNNINKKKNIHNFKSDIEATIDIQSNKNYITTNKKHGLIKNNDIINKKKLNDNYKSNSISYYVEDNHRHQYKKDINKNKIDNTKCANGNEIVIYSDDESYEYEDGVNYSDADGYDNIDEEEKRKQKKKHNHEKSRNFKHSITNNSNVTTDITNFFDNLSKEEKKIYNHNNYNSTASSIISSNPTTKYNMKNINNSLISQYIYHNTNSADIVKAVHTSNNIYHNKYKKKNKYDDDHNFIVSDDKTDINLRYNMNEQNNLFKKRKLKNDYIPNIYNKNNKYHEKDKRKSMDSNNKIQKTQNFICIISSEEENGC from the coding sequence ATGGCTACTATcgaaaaaaataaaaacgTCGAAAGTGaaataaatgttttttataaaaatgaaaagaaaagtaAATCAACGAAAGTAAGAGAGCATAGTTCTATTATGAAcgatgaaaaaaaagaagtTGAGTTTAATAgtttaaatgaaaatattaaggAGAAAAGTTATACAAATGTAATTAATATGAACAGTCAGGTGGGTGGTGTTACTAATTTATCTGATGAAGTAGACAAATTTGGGAAAGTCTCTAAAACGGGAAAAAACATAAAAGGAGGTAAATCCTCCAAAGGTGGAAAAAATGAAGACAACAAAAATAGCAGTACTAATAGTACtaatagtaatagtaatagtaataatagtaataataataataataatagtaataataatatgaatgatgGTGATAATAAAGGCAGTActaattatatacataatattaatgacaggaataatttgaattatataaatataccaaatgataataaaaggAATACAGAAGgatatgatgataatattttaaatgatgAAGGTAACTTAAGTGATGAAGGAGAAGAAGtagaagaagaaaatgtATATGAAAAAGATTTAATTCTTCAAAGATATAAACATggtattaatatatttcttaatttTAGTGATATAAGAcaaagaaataaaattattgaTTTCTATTCTGAATGTttagataaatataaaaatgaatgtaattttgtttattatcaaaattataataatactaaTAATGTTATCATTAATGATACTATAGATATGAGTCcaataaatacaaaatattttatgaacGAACAATTagataatatgaataatcCATACAATtcaaatgataaatatgttaattcaaaaaataaaaatttaataaaatatgcaaataataatatgacaactataaataataatgtaaatacaaatgaaaacatgaacataaatataaatgcAAATATAAACAccaatataaataataataataataatgataataataataattttaatatgtataatatgtataataatgCTTATCCTAATGATCCTTTGAACAATGCAAATAATTCACTCTCAACTATGGAtgattttaaaaatttcgatttacaaaaaaaaaaacaagaaTCTCTAGACCCCTTATTGAAATGCATTAATTCGTTATCAGATCGAATTAATCTTCAACATTTAGTAGGAGATCCCACCACTTATTTTAAAATAGGAGGAGGAGACATGTTTTATGATATTAATGATCCTTTTTTAGATGATGAAGAAATGTAcaatgaattaaataaaacaaagaatgaaattatattaacaaGACAAATAGAAGATGAATATAGTGTTTGGAGTGGAGATATGTCAGATGATTATATAGATATCAATCCtgattattttatatctttttatagttcaaaatgtaaatatgtttttacAAGTGATGACGAGgaaaaattagaaaaaaaacaaaaacaaaagaTTAATGACAAAAGTGAAGAACAATCAAGAGGGAAGTATGATGAGGacattattaatattgaTTCTGACAAcagtaataataataacaataataataataaatataataataataataataataataataataataataataataataataaatataataataataaatataataattataataataataattgtaatGATGATATGATAAGTTGCTCATCATATTCTGGATACGATTCGACAGACGATGGTACACTTGATAAATGTAACTTTAAAGGAAATTTtgagaaatataaatacgattttattatttattcaaGTGATGGTGATTTAGATTCTTGTTCGTCATCtgatgaagaagaagaaCATTCAGATGAATCAGATGCATCCGAAGAAGAAATCATATTTAATCCTTTCGCTTGGAAAAAGTTTGAAAAACATATTCCTTGTGAATTTATTgaattatttgaaaaaatgGAAAAGCAACTAGATATGTTACCACTTGAAGCAGATATATCAGAAATAAAACAgatcataaaaaaatatatatataatatattttcacAAGTAgtaaataaatgtaaaaatgTAATACATCATTTTGATAATCATTTAAATGATTTTTTAGAAATCGacataaaattattaagaTGGCTAACAACTATAATGATTAAAACATCTAATTCTTTAAATGATATAGATATATGTAGAATGTGGTTTGAAcaattattttcatataatacACGTGTATATGTAgaatatgaaaaagaatttattGCAAGAATAAAAACATCTAAAATTTTTGAGaagaataataaacaatatatgaatgatttgttgaataatataactTTATGGAGAAAATATCAAGAGGacaaagaaaaagaaaatttatCAAAGGACATGTCtgaaattaataatataccTGACTCTAGCAATAATACTacaacaaataataataataataataataaaattgcaaagaagaataaaaataacaataacaacaataataataataataataacaataataataataataataataataatgaagCCAAGGAGGAAAATCAAAATAGTTTTATAAAGAATGAAGATAACtatgaaaataatagaGAAACAAATTGTAacacatataataataactATAGAGGTAATagtataataaaaaataacaacgataatattttaaacTTAGAAAATAAATCTAGTCAGTCTAATtgtatattaaataatgtGAAAAAAGGAGAAAATTCATGTGAACAATTTAAAACCAAATTTATGAACATTAAAAAGGAATctgataataatgataacACATCTTTATATTTGTCAAATCATAGTACCATGGTACAGTTGGATAACGATAAGTTTATATCTGATGAAGGTACTACAGgtaataatatgaacataACTAGAAAcaataacaataatattaataataataataatatgaaaattcgtaatgtatataataaaatggatgataataaaaataatagtagcaaagatgaagaagatacaaataatgatgatgatacACTCGAACCTGACAATTCTATAcatgataatgataataataagaagaataataatgaatataatgtagaacttgaaaaatattttgatattCTATCAGATATTTCtttagatatattaaattatattaaaatgtatacaaaacaaaaaaattttttaaaagaaatgatATCAGCTGGTTTTGAGGCACTTGTAgaaaaacaatataaattttttatgaaattACCATATATTACTGTATCAGAAATGTTaacaaatttatttaatttcagatacaaaagaaatatttCAATAGCTTATGATTATGTGGAAGGCTTAATAGATTTTTATCAAgacaaatataaaattgatatatcatatgaaagaggaagaaataaaaaggTTTTCTTATTTGATACTAGCGTTATGCagaaattaaataatgtatattataagaataaaaataatacaataaaagataaaaatacatcaaataatatttcaaaagatgaaaataaaggaaaaaataataatataactAATAATAAACACAATATTGAtgaaagaaataatattaataaaaaaaaaaatattcataatttCAAAAGTGATATAGAAGCAACAATAGATATTcaaagtaataaaaattatattacaacaaataaaaaacatggtcttataaaaaataatgatatcataaataaaaaaaaattaaatgataattataaaagtAATTCAATTAGTTACTATGTCGAAGATAATCATCGTCAtcaatataaaaaggatattaataaaaataaaatcgATAATACAAAATGTGCAAACGGAAATGAAATTGTTATTTATTCGGATGATGAAAGTTATGAATATGAAGATGGTGTTAATTATAGTGATGCTGATGGttatgataatattgatgaagaagaaaaaagaaaacaaaaaaaaaaacataatcACGAAAAAAGTCGCAATTTTAAACATAGCATTACAAATAATAGTAACGTCACTACTGATATTactaatttttttgataacttatcaaaagaagaaaaaaaaatatataatcataataattataatagtACAGCTAGTAGTATTATTAGTAGTAATCCAActacaaaatataatatgaaaaatattaataattcGCTTATTTCTCAATATATCTATCATAATACAAATTCTGCAGACATTGTAAAAGCTGTTCATACAAGTAATAAcatatatcataataaatataaaaaaaaaaataaatatgatgatgatCATAATTTTATTGTATCAGATGACAAAACTGATATTAATTTaagatataatatgaatgaacaaaataatttatttaaaaagagaaaattaaaaaatgattacATACCAAATATctataacaaaaataataaatatcatgaaaaggataaaagaaaatctatggattcaaataataagaTACAAAAGACacaaaattttatatgCATTATATCATCTGAAGAGGAAAATGGTTGTTAA